One Glycine max cultivar Williams 82 chromosome 6, Glycine_max_v4.0, whole genome shotgun sequence DNA segment encodes these proteins:
- the LOC100783539 gene encoding protein PLASTID TRANSCRIPTIONALLY ACTIVE 7-like isoform X1 yields the protein MAIRINSFTLSSALPMELRGGNSRLWVSSQMMPQMRKEARGRRVWRRRKLIKKDEYMHPKMERIPFMEEQVRIVREQGKLLTMDIERLMLSEDNRFDFVNEIAAEANSYVENNRDEYGGEKKAILHVLSNRMNDTGIYRPEAYYEPDPFKPGPHYLREEFT from the exons ATGGCTATCCGAATCAACTCCTTCACTCTCTCTTCCGCTTTACCT ATGGAGCTAAGAGGTGGAAATTCGCGCCTCTGGGTTAGCTCACAG ATGATGCCGCAAATGCGAAAGGAGGCTCGTGGACGACGAGTTTGGAGGCGAAGAAAATTG ATAAAAAAGGATGAATATATGCACCCCAAAATGGAGCGCATTCCTTTCATGGAGGAGCAGGTAAGGATTGTAAGGGAACAGGGAAAGCTCTTGACGATGGACATAGAGAGGTTAATGTTATCAGAAGATAATCGGTTTGATTTTGTGAATGAGATAGCAGCTGAGGCCAATTCTTATGTTGAGAACAACAGGGATGAGTATGGAGGTGAGAAAAAGGCCATTCTTCATGTTTTGAGCAACCGAATGAATGATACTGGAATTTACAGGCCAGAAGCATATTATGAGCCTGATCCCTTCAAGCCCGGACCTCATTATTTGAGAGAAGAATTTACATAA
- the LOC100783539 gene encoding protein PLASTID TRANSCRIPTIONALLY ACTIVE 7-like, producing MAIRINSFTLSSALPKMELRGGNSRLWVSSQMMPQMRKEARGRRVWRRRKLIKKDEYMHPKMERIPFMEEQVRIVREQGKLLTMDIERLMLSEDNRFDFVNEIAAEANSYVENNRDEYGGEKKAILHVLSNRMNDTGIYRPEAYYEPDPFKPGPHYLREEFT from the exons ATGGCTATCCGAATCAACTCCTTCACTCTCTCTTCCGCTTTACCT AAGATGGAGCTAAGAGGTGGAAATTCGCGCCTCTGGGTTAGCTCACAG ATGATGCCGCAAATGCGAAAGGAGGCTCGTGGACGACGAGTTTGGAGGCGAAGAAAATTG ATAAAAAAGGATGAATATATGCACCCCAAAATGGAGCGCATTCCTTTCATGGAGGAGCAGGTAAGGATTGTAAGGGAACAGGGAAAGCTCTTGACGATGGACATAGAGAGGTTAATGTTATCAGAAGATAATCGGTTTGATTTTGTGAATGAGATAGCAGCTGAGGCCAATTCTTATGTTGAGAACAACAGGGATGAGTATGGAGGTGAGAAAAAGGCCATTCTTCATGTTTTGAGCAACCGAATGAATGATACTGGAATTTACAGGCCAGAAGCATATTATGAGCCTGATCCCTTCAAGCCCGGACCTCATTATTTGAGAGAAGAATTTACATAA
- the LOC100784071 gene encoding protein phosphatase 2C 57 isoform X2, whose amino-acid sequence MALSSPHIQRFLLCKLHSRSTAKNRHRNSFTATTTTRSSCCSAIAIDAPSSLTEVPGIRWGSIALQGLREEMEDDIIVRPEGLQGFTFAAVFDGHGGFSSVEFLRDELYKECVEALQGGLLLVEKDFKAIKRALQEAFLKADARLLKRLEMNGEEDESGATSTAVFIGDDELLISHIGDSSAVLCRSGKAEVLTSPHRPIGSSKTSLHEIRRVREAGGWINNGRICGDIAVSRAFGDVRFKTKKNEMLQKGVQEGRWSAKFISRVQLNNDLVVAYPDIYQVTLGSDAEFVVLASDGLWDYMSSSEAVSLVRDQLRKHGNIQQACEALAEAALDRRTQDNVSIIIADFGRTDWQNAPLERQNTILELVQALATIGIVSIGIWFSSQLSL is encoded by the exons ATGGCCTTGTCAAGTCCACACATACAAAGATTCCTCTTATGCAAGCTTCATAGCCGCTCCACCGCCAAGAACAGACACAGAAACAGCTTCACCGCCACAACCACCACCAGGAGCAGTTGCTGCTCTGCCATAGCCATTGATGCTCCGTCGTCTTTGACCGAAGTGCCCGGCATAAGATGGGGGTCCATAGCCTTGCAGGGTCTCCGTGAAGAGATGGAGGATGATATTATTGTTCGACCTGAGGGCCTTCAGGGCTTCACTTTTGCAGCTGTGTTTGATGGCCATGGAGGGTTTTCTTCTGTCGAGTTCCTCAG GGATGAGCTGTACAAGGAGTGTGTTGAAGCTTTACAAGGTGGGTTACTATTAGTCGAGAAAGATTTCAAAGCCATTAAAAGGGCATTACAGGAGGCATTTCTCAAGGCTGACGCGAGGTTATTAAAACG GCTTGAAATGAATGGAGAGGAGGATGAATCAGGTGCTACATCAACTGCCGTGTTCATTGGAGATGATGAGCTGCTAATTTCACATATTGGTGACTCATCAGCG GTTCTATGTAGATCTGGAAAAGCAGAAGTTCTGACTAGTCCTCACCGTCCAATTGGGAGCAGCAAGACTTCTCTTCATGAAATTAGAAGAGTCAGAGAAGCAGGTGGATGG ATTAACAATGGTAGAATTTGTGGAGACATTGCTGTATCTCGTGCATTTGGGGACGTGCGattcaaaacaaagaagaatGA GATGCTGCAAAAAGGAGTTCAGGAAGGAAGATGGTCAGCAAAGTTCATTTCTCG TGTACAACTCAACAACGACTTGGTTGTTGCATACCCTGATATTTATCAAGTAACTCTTGGCTCAGATGCAGAATTTGTAGTATTAGCATCCGATGGCTTATGGGATTACATGAGCAG CTCAGAAGCAGTTTCTTTAGTGAGGGATCAACTACGAAAACACGGAAACATTCAG CAAGCATGTGAAGCGCTTGCAGAAGCCGCTTTG GACCGACGTACACAGGATAATGTCAGCATTATAATTGCTGATTTTGG GAGGACAGACTGGCAGAATGCGCCATTGGAGCGACAAAATACTATACTTGAGCTGGTCCAAGCTCTTGCAACCATTGGAATTGTGTCCATTGGAATCTGGTTTTCATCACAGCTTTCTTTATAG
- the LOC100784071 gene encoding protein phosphatase 2C 57 isoform X1 encodes MALSSPHIQRFLLCKLHSRSTAKNRHRNSFTATTTTRSSCCSAIAIDAPSSLTEVPGIRWGSIALQGLREEMEDDIIVRPEGLQGFTFAAVFDGHGGFSSVEFLSANYRDELYKECVEALQGGLLLVEKDFKAIKRALQEAFLKADARLLKRLEMNGEEDESGATSTAVFIGDDELLISHIGDSSAVLCRSGKAEVLTSPHRPIGSSKTSLHEIRRVREAGGWINNGRICGDIAVSRAFGDVRFKTKKNEMLQKGVQEGRWSAKFISRVQLNNDLVVAYPDIYQVTLGSDAEFVVLASDGLWDYMSSSEAVSLVRDQLRKHGNIQQACEALAEAALDRRTQDNVSIIIADFGRTDWQNAPLERQNTILELVQALATIGIVSIGIWFSSQLSL; translated from the exons ATGGCCTTGTCAAGTCCACACATACAAAGATTCCTCTTATGCAAGCTTCATAGCCGCTCCACCGCCAAGAACAGACACAGAAACAGCTTCACCGCCACAACCACCACCAGGAGCAGTTGCTGCTCTGCCATAGCCATTGATGCTCCGTCGTCTTTGACCGAAGTGCCCGGCATAAGATGGGGGTCCATAGCCTTGCAGGGTCTCCGTGAAGAGATGGAGGATGATATTATTGTTCGACCTGAGGGCCTTCAGGGCTTCACTTTTGCAGCTGTGTTTGATGGCCATGGAGGGTTTTCTTCTGTCGAGTTCCTCAG TGCCAACTACAGGGATGAGCTGTACAAGGAGTGTGTTGAAGCTTTACAAGGTGGGTTACTATTAGTCGAGAAAGATTTCAAAGCCATTAAAAGGGCATTACAGGAGGCATTTCTCAAGGCTGACGCGAGGTTATTAAAACG GCTTGAAATGAATGGAGAGGAGGATGAATCAGGTGCTACATCAACTGCCGTGTTCATTGGAGATGATGAGCTGCTAATTTCACATATTGGTGACTCATCAGCG GTTCTATGTAGATCTGGAAAAGCAGAAGTTCTGACTAGTCCTCACCGTCCAATTGGGAGCAGCAAGACTTCTCTTCATGAAATTAGAAGAGTCAGAGAAGCAGGTGGATGG ATTAACAATGGTAGAATTTGTGGAGACATTGCTGTATCTCGTGCATTTGGGGACGTGCGattcaaaacaaagaagaatGA GATGCTGCAAAAAGGAGTTCAGGAAGGAAGATGGTCAGCAAAGTTCATTTCTCG TGTACAACTCAACAACGACTTGGTTGTTGCATACCCTGATATTTATCAAGTAACTCTTGGCTCAGATGCAGAATTTGTAGTATTAGCATCCGATGGCTTATGGGATTACATGAGCAG CTCAGAAGCAGTTTCTTTAGTGAGGGATCAACTACGAAAACACGGAAACATTCAG CAAGCATGTGAAGCGCTTGCAGAAGCCGCTTTG GACCGACGTACACAGGATAATGTCAGCATTATAATTGCTGATTTTGG GAGGACAGACTGGCAGAATGCGCCATTGGAGCGACAAAATACTATACTTGAGCTGGTCCAAGCTCTTGCAACCATTGGAATTGTGTCCATTGGAATCTGGTTTTCATCACAGCTTTCTTTATAG